The region ATGCATGCGCTGGCTCTCGCACCGATTGAATCATCTTGAAAGAATGACGCCATGAAAGCCGCCGATCGATCGGCCAAAACTTTTGCCAACACGGCCGAATCCCTCCGCATTCAATGGGCTCAGTTAGTCGACGGTTCTTCATTGGCCATGTTTCGGATCTGCTTCGGCCTGGTCATGGTCTGGCACATGCTCAAATATTTCCAGAGCAATGCCGGGATAACCGAGATCGACCGCGTCTTCGCGTCGCCCGCACTGCACTTTACCTATCCTGGCTTCCACTGGGTTCAGCCGTGGAGCGAACCCTGGCTCACCGTCCACTTCGCAGTGGTGACCGTCGCCGCACTGCTGGTCGCCCTTGGGCTGTTCTACCGCGCGGCCTGCGTGACGCTGTTTCTCGGTTACACCTATATCTTCCTGCTTGAAGCGACCCTGTATAACAACCATTACTATTTGATCTGCCTGCTGAGCTTCATGCTGATCTTTATGCCAGCGGCAAAATGTTGGTCGCTCGATCAGCTGATCGCCAGTAAGTTTCGCAAGCAAACGTCACGCCCAACGGAGAATACCTCGGCGATCCCTTTTTGGCCGATCTTCTTGCTACGTTTTCAATTGTTTCTTGTCTACTTTTACGGCGGGATTGCCAAGCTGAACGCTGACTGGCTCACCGGCGAACCTCTCTACGCACCTGGCAACGTCCTCTACGATTTCTTCGACAGCACGATCGGTTTGCCGGATAGCCTTAAGCCGATCCACCTTTGCCTGTTTTTGGCTTGGAGCGGCTTGTTCTACGATCTTAGCATTGGCTTCTTGCTGCTCTGGGGAAGGACGCGCTGGCTGGCTTTGGCAGCGACGGCGTTGTTCCATGTACACAACCACTTCATCTTTCCGATCGGGATTTTTCCCGCGATGGCCCTATCGTCGACGCTCATTTTCTTTGCCCCCGACTGGCCGCGGCAATTTTGGGCATGGATTCGTCGGCCTCGGTGGAACTTCACGACCCAAGCCTCCAGCGATAAGCCGCGAAAAACCAAGCCCCAGCCCCGTCTGGCGTTGGGCCTAACGGTCGCCATCGCGATGTTTATTGGTTGGCAAACGACATGGCCACTTAGGCATTTCCTGATTGAAGGGGACGCTAACTGGACCGAAGAAGGGCAGGACTTCAGCTGGCGAATGATGCTCCGCGCGAAAGCAGCCGGGCACCTGACCTGCCGCATTGTAGACCCCGCAATTCACATCACAAACGCCGAGGGACGCCCAGCCATTGCCTGGAATGCATGTCCAGACGGCACGCCCCAGGCCATCCACATCGCCATCGACTCGCATCAGTTCAAGTGGACACATCATCCTGGCCTGACAATCACTCACGAGCCGATCTTCGGTCGTCGGCTGATCTATAACCCTGGCACTATTCATACCGATAAGCAGGAAGCCATTGATGTCGGTCGGCAAAAGATTGTCGAGCAATGGGAGAAAACGTTTACTCGCCAACCGAGCATCGAACCTGCCATTTCACTCTCGGAAGCAGTAACGCTCATTCGCGAGAAATTTCAAGAGCGAGCCAAGCAGTTGAAACTTTCGATCGCTGTTCAAGAGGAATTCCTGCAGCAGCTGAACGAGCTTGAGCAGGAAGACGAAAGTCAATCGCAAGATATGCCTGGTCGCGAACCGCGACGCGTGAAACTGGTCAACTCACTGCACCGACTATACCAATCACCGCTGGCCGATATGGTCCGGCCAGTGCTTCAGCGTATCGAACCGTTCGTTCTGCAAGGCGCACCGGCTTCGGGACAAACGTTGTTAGTGATACTCGATTCGCCTCTAATGACTGCTTCGCCTGATGATGCAGAAGCCGAATTACTCCAGCTTTCTGGAGGCGATCCGTATATAGTTTGGACCGACTTTTCACGTATGCGTCCCGATGACTATCGCCGATTGCCACGAAACTTCGTCACGTTCGAGGACCGTCAACTGCACATGGTGTGGAACCACTTTCTCGAGATCGAGCCGTATCAAATGGAAAAAGCGGCCGTGCGTCCCTGGATGATCCATCAGTACGCCCAGAAAGTCGGACAAAGCTGGCAAGCAGAAACCGGCCGACATGGCGAGATACGCGTGGAGAGCTACGTAATGATGAACTACACCGTTCCACAGATGCTGCTCAATCCCGAAGTCGATCTGACGTCCGTCCCACTTCGAAACTTCCAGCACAACTCTTGGATCTTACCCCGCAACCACCGTCGCCTGGGCATCGCCAGCCAGCCAGCCCCAACGAACCTACGACGCTAGATGCAGCCAGGCTCAAGTCGCATATGCAGGTAAAAACCATCGCCTGCCGAAGTTGAAGATTGATTTGGAAACGCCCTCCGCTTCTCACAGCAAGTCAACATAAGAGCACCCAATCAAAATTCGACAACGCCGAACTGCGACCTGGCACACTACTTCGTACACATACCGATCTGATCGATCGGTAATTCTCAACAAATAAAACCAATTCATACCACCAATAAAAAACCCCGAGATTTTAACCTCGGGGTATCGGTGACGGTCGGGAATTGTGGTCGTCCTGACGGACGCAAAACCCTGTTTAGTAGGCCAGGCAGGACTTGAACCCGCGACCAAGGGATTATGAGTCATTCGATTAGGTCTCATCACGGTATCGGACAAAGTAGCTAACACGGTAGAAACCGAGGTTTACGAAAGCACCGAATACACTACAACTACCCATAGGAACCGCGATTTCTGAACGTTCCTATGAACACTTGAATCAGAGCCCAGCGGAGTAGCTACCGCGAGTCGATCGTCACCGCGTCATCACAGTCCGGCGTGCGTGACGGTTGGCAGGCTCGAAAGGACTGTGAACGATGGAGCCACTTACGGCCTGCAAGCTTCGTGCTGCCAACGAAGCGGCGAAGCAGATGCTTTTCGACTGCCATACAATTTGGACGGTTTGTAAGTCCGGGTTTGGCCAACACAATCTCCCTGAGATGGCTTCCAACCTGATCTGCTTGATGAATGAGCATTCTTGGCTGTTCTTCAATGACGAACTATCCAGTGATTTTCGTCGCGTATCACTTCAACCAGTTCAACAAGGTGGAACTTCTGCACCGTCAGCGTTCGCACTTGCCTTGAAGATTGTCTATCTCACCTATGAGATGTTTGAGATACCAGCAAATGAGCGACTTGTTGCAACTGATCAAGTGCAGAACTTTCCCGCTCCCCCGTGGACGTTCTACATACCGCTTCCGGCATTAGAACAATCGATTCACGTGGTTGTAGATGACATCGTTACTTGCCAATTCCATAATGCCGATGTTGAGCTGTTAGCGGCTCAAATGGACTTGGAAACAGACAAAGCAATACGTGAGTTGCCAGGGGATGCAAGAGGCCAGATTGATGCCCCAATCATTGACAATCATCCCGATGCTGCAGACCCGGTTGCGATAGACCTGTCGAAGTACACAAAGAAACTCACTAAAGACGCACTTCGCCAGATATTGAACTGCGGGAAAAATGAGGTCAATCAAAACCTTCGCGAGCAATTCCCGGAAGCACTGATCGATGGAAAGCTTTTGGACTCTTTGAGCGATGAGGACTTAAAAGGTCGACATGATATCCGGCTTCCGGTCATGCGGATGTCCGCACTTCAACGGGCAATTGCTGGAATCAAGGGCTAATTTTTTACTCCCGAATCTCCCGTTCCTCCCGTTAACTCCCGATGCTCCCGCAAGTAGGCGTTTAACTGTTTTCCTTTTCTGATTCGCCAATATCCTAACGACATCGCCAACACGGTTTCGTTAGGAGTTCTGAAATGGCAACGAAGGAAGCACCACCGGCAATCGAGACTAACAAAGTCTATCCATTGCCTCTCATTCGACAGAATTGGTTCCCAGGTAAGCGAGCGTGGATCGCAGCCCGTAAGAGCGGCCTGGATGAAATCGTTTTCTACATCGGGCGCGATGGCTATGCCCACGGCGCCGACTTAGCAACCAAGATGCGGGAGCTCGGCAAGAAGCGTCCTTCTGCAGCCCGTTCGTAAACCCGCGCCCGGCATCGTGCTGGGCGTATTTCGTTTTCTGTTTTTTGAAAGGTTTGACCATGACCAAGCAGACCAAAGAGTGCACTGGCAGCTGGTACACGATCACGATCGAAGATGATGCTATGAGATTCGACCGAGTTGGAATCGATGGCATGACGGCTTTCGAGAGGGCACGATCGCTTCGCCACCACAATACAGAAGCCTATCCAGTTCTTCCGCCGGATGAGGACGACGTGTTCGAGGATGGCCCCTTTGCTGTCATTCAGATGATCGGCGAGAAGGGAATTGTGCGTTGTGCGGGGCTCAGCTTTGAAGACGCCAAGGAAACAGCTGACACATCGCTGGCCAATTACGGACCAGGTAAGCAGCAGGAAACACGAACGGAAAGCACGGGGCCTAACGGTCGGACTCTTGTTCTGGTATCCCGCCCGCTAGTCATCTGGGCGGCGTATGTCGTCAATCTAACCACCGGCGAAAGCTGGGAGGCTGAGAGCAATTAACCCCACAAGAAGCGACGAGGCCCGGCAGGGACCAATCCACCGGGCTCGTCTTTCGTTTCTGAATCGCAACCAAAAGCACAAGGAAGGTTACAATGCACAATCGTATCACGGATGCTGCCCTTTGGGTAGACAAAATCGATCCATGGATTCCGCCAACTGCGGAAATCAACAGTCTCGACGATATCAAGCAGGCTTGTCCAGCAGTACGTCGAATCTTGAACCGAGCTCGGAATCTCCGACGGTACCGTAGGCCTCACTGGCGGCACTATGAAGCATTCAAGGCGAAGCTGACCATCTACGTCGGCTGGCACGCAGAGGATGAGCGATTGCGATCATCGCGTTGCTACGAGCTATGTATCTCGGCGCTGACTAAAGAGTTGCGGATTTAGGAGGGCACCAGGCATGAAGCCAGAGCCAGGAACATATTTCACGTGCGCGAATATGGCCAGCGACCGCCTGAAAAGCCTGACGGGGTCTGCGGCGAAGGTTTATTTATTCCTTGCCAAGATGGCCAACGGCGAAACCGGTCAATGCTGGCCAAGCCACAAGACGATTGCCAAGGCTACAAGTATGTCCGAGCGTTCAGTCCGGTATGCACTCACAGAATTGACGGTGGCAAAGTTGATCAAAATGAAGAACCGAGGGAGAAATTCCAGTCTCTACGAGATGCTTTATCCGGCAACTGATTGCCAGTTAAGAGGTGGTTTAAGCGGCACCACGTTGCCGGATGATGCTTTAACCGGCAATTTGGAGCACTTTAACCGGCAACCAGTTGCCTACGAACCAACCTCAAGAACCAACAACAGACGGTCCGGGGGTGATCGCCAGGGATACACACCAGCCAGTAAAGAAGCCAAGAAGATCTATCGCGAGATGGAATCGGTTCTTGGTTTCGGATTGGATCCGGAGTTCCTGAAGGCAGCCCAGGAAGCTGAACAGAATGATCGCGTACTGGGAATGGTTGTCGACATCCTGGACGAGCTTGAGAAATCCGGGAACGGTCGTGGAAAGACAGGGCTATTCCTGTCCAAGTACCGGAAGGGCCTAGAGGTCATTCAGGCCACAGAGTTGGAGGTTCAGCATGACGCGTAGATCCACCAACATCGAAGAGTACCCACATTCCGATTACGACGAGGAGATAGTTCTTGGGCGGCTGATCATGTCTCCTGAGTTTCTCGATGAAGTCCAGTTAAAGCCGACTGACTTTTATCACGTATCCCACCAGAAGATTTTTCGAGCGGCCAAGGAACTTGTCTCCGAGGGCCAGGAATTCAATTACATCACGTTGAAAGACTGGCTTGAAAAGTCTGGCGAGCTTGAGTTGGTGGGGGGACTGCGTTACATCTCAGACCTAGCCAGGACAGCGAGAGTTGGCTCAGACACTTACATTGCCAGTTGCGCCGAGATCGTTCGTCGGAAATCTATTGAGCGTTCGATCATCGACTTTGGCTTCCGGGTGCAAACGATAACTAGCGATGCCTCACTTGGATCAGATGAAAAACGAGCTTTACTTTCAAAGCTATTCACTGACTTAGAAGATGGCGTCGACACCAGTGGCGAAAGATGGTTGGCCGATCACGTTTCCGAACTGGCCGATCTGATCGAAGCTGGCGAGTTTAAGCCACGTGATGGCATCCCGACACCGTTTCCGACCCTCAATAAAATCACCGGAGGTCTGCCGCCAGGGCTTATCTGCATTGCTGGCCGACCTGGGGATGGGAAATCTGTTTCCGCACTCGAGTTCGTGCTTAACGCATCTGGTAAGGGTTCGGCAGTGCCCGGACTTGTCACGATGGAAATGGACGGAAGCGAAGTTGCCCGACGTGCATTGGCTCGACAATCGGAAGTTGACCAAGATGAATGGGGTCGACTCGATGAGCCCAGTAAACGAAAGGTTATGTCTGCGGCCGACAAGCTCAAGTCAGGCAAGGTAATTATTGAAGACCGTGGCAACCTGAAGGTTAGCGACATCGTTTCTAAAATCCGGCGATGGAAACGGCGGTACAACTGCGGTTTGGTCGCAATCGACTATCTGCAACTTCTCAACCCAGACTCCGCAGGCGAAACACGAGCCCGGGAAATCGCTGTAATGACCCGCCAGTTAAAGCTCGTCAGCCTGGAGCTCAAAATACCGGTGATCATTTTGAGCCAGCTCAACCGCTCTGGGGAAGGCAGGCCCAGCCTACGAAACCTTCGCGAGTCCGGAGCAATTGAACAGGACTGCGATATCGTGCTGGGTCTATGGCGAGAAGATACAGAAGAGGGTAGCGGCACCAAGTCGTCACGCATGCAGCGGTTGAAAGGCAAGCAAATTGAGCCAGCGACCAAAGAGGATGGGGAGCCCGACAAGGTAACTCTTAGCGTTCTGAAGAACCGCAATGGCCCAGTCGGTCGAGATATCAAGCTTCTATTCTGGGGACAGTATTTCAAGTTCGCCGAGGAAGCGCCAGCGTACATGGAAGAGGATTTCGTGCCACTCAATCAACGGGATATGTCTTGGATCGATGAATTCAACAACCAAGGCGGATACGGAGATCACGATTAATGCATCGACGCATTATCCAAACCGAGCAAGGCTTCGTCGTTCGTGAAAGCGGTACCAGTCGAACCGTTGCGATCGTCCCCCGCGAAGAGCTTTTCGAGGTGCTTCAACCGGCTGAAAGGTTCGCAAAAGAGATTCGAGCCGTACCGCGGCTAGTGGCCTACTTGAAGACCAGGGCCGAACGTGGCGATTCGGAAGCAAAACGGATTTTGAAGGAGCTTGGCTAGTGAGCGACTGCAAACACAATCCCGATT is a window of Bremerella sp. TYQ1 DNA encoding:
- a CDS encoding DnaB-like helicase C-terminal domain-containing protein, producing MTRRSTNIEEYPHSDYDEEIVLGRLIMSPEFLDEVQLKPTDFYHVSHQKIFRAAKELVSEGQEFNYITLKDWLEKSGELELVGGLRYISDLARTARVGSDTYIASCAEIVRRKSIERSIIDFGFRVQTITSDASLGSDEKRALLSKLFTDLEDGVDTSGERWLADHVSELADLIEAGEFKPRDGIPTPFPTLNKITGGLPPGLICIAGRPGDGKSVSALEFVLNASGKGSAVPGLVTMEMDGSEVARRALARQSEVDQDEWGRLDEPSKRKVMSAADKLKSGKVIIEDRGNLKVSDIVSKIRRWKRRYNCGLVAIDYLQLLNPDSAGETRAREIAVMTRQLKLVSLELKIPVIILSQLNRSGEGRPSLRNLRESGAIEQDCDIVLGLWREDTEEGSGTKSSRMQRLKGKQIEPATKEDGEPDKVTLSVLKNRNGPVGRDIKLLFWGQYFKFAEEAPAYMEEDFVPLNQRDMSWIDEFNNQGGYGDHD
- a CDS encoding HTTM domain-containing protein gives rise to the protein MKAADRSAKTFANTAESLRIQWAQLVDGSSLAMFRICFGLVMVWHMLKYFQSNAGITEIDRVFASPALHFTYPGFHWVQPWSEPWLTVHFAVVTVAALLVALGLFYRAACVTLFLGYTYIFLLEATLYNNHYYLICLLSFMLIFMPAAKCWSLDQLIASKFRKQTSRPTENTSAIPFWPIFLLRFQLFLVYFYGGIAKLNADWLTGEPLYAPGNVLYDFFDSTIGLPDSLKPIHLCLFLAWSGLFYDLSIGFLLLWGRTRWLALAATALFHVHNHFIFPIGIFPAMALSSTLIFFAPDWPRQFWAWIRRPRWNFTTQASSDKPRKTKPQPRLALGLTVAIAMFIGWQTTWPLRHFLIEGDANWTEEGQDFSWRMMLRAKAAGHLTCRIVDPAIHITNAEGRPAIAWNACPDGTPQAIHIAIDSHQFKWTHHPGLTITHEPIFGRRLIYNPGTIHTDKQEAIDVGRQKIVEQWEKTFTRQPSIEPAISLSEAVTLIREKFQERAKQLKLSIAVQEEFLQQLNELEQEDESQSQDMPGREPRRVKLVNSLHRLYQSPLADMVRPVLQRIEPFVLQGAPASGQTLLVILDSPLMTASPDDAEAELLQLSGGDPYIVWTDFSRMRPDDYRRLPRNFVTFEDRQLHMVWNHFLEIEPYQMEKAAVRPWMIHQYAQKVGQSWQAETGRHGEIRVESYVMMNYTVPQMLLNPEVDLTSVPLRNFQHNSWILPRNHRRLGIASQPAPTNLRR
- a CDS encoding helix-turn-helix domain-containing protein, with translation MASDRLKSLTGSAAKVYLFLAKMANGETGQCWPSHKTIAKATSMSERSVRYALTELTVAKLIKMKNRGRNSSLYEMLYPATDCQLRGGLSGTTLPDDALTGNLEHFNRQPVAYEPTSRTNNRRSGGDRQGYTPASKEAKKIYREMESVLGFGLDPEFLKAAQEAEQNDRVLGMVVDILDELEKSGNGRGKTGLFLSKYRKGLEVIQATELEVQHDA